One Deltaproteobacteria bacterium DNA window includes the following coding sequences:
- a CDS encoding CopG family transcriptional regulator, whose protein sequence is MIRTQIQIEEEQMQWLRTRASQKKISISQLIRESIAFFREHEERITSTKKERALAALGLFDSGLRDVSERHDDYLADLLMSENKND, encoded by the coding sequence ATGATTCGCACGCAGATTCAGATCGAAGAAGAACAAATGCAGTGGTTGAGAACCAGGGCCTCACAAAAAAAGATTTCCATATCACAATTAATCAGAGAAAGCATCGCCTTTTTTCGCGAACACGAGGAGCGCATCACTTCAACCAAGAAGGAGAGGGCCCTGGCCGCCCTGGGACTGTTTGATTCTGGACTCAGGGATGTATCGGAAAGACATGATGATTATTTAGCAGATCTACTCATGTCGGAGAACAAGAATGATTGA
- a CDS encoding PIN domain-containing protein, giving the protein MIDDRLLVDTSAFYALMDRSDHHHETAVRLWTSLLVENYLLLTTNYVVVETLALLQGRLGFEAARLWQRDILDVVVVVWTDESVHSRALELWLSLGRRKVSLVDCVSFVTLRLQKIEKVFAFDKHFSEQGFEVL; this is encoded by the coding sequence ATGATTGATGACAGGCTTTTGGTGGATACTTCCGCGTTCTATGCGTTAATGGACAGATCAGATCATCATCATGAAACCGCTGTGAGGTTGTGGACTTCTCTCCTTGTGGAGAATTACTTGCTCCTGACAACCAATTACGTGGTAGTGGAGACTCTGGCACTCTTACAAGGCCGGTTGGGCTTTGAAGCAGCCCGGCTTTGGCAACGAGATATTCTGGATGTGGTGGTGGTAGTGTGGACTGATGAGTCTGTACACAGCCGAGCATTAGAACTCTGGCTCAGCCTCGGCAGACGCAAAGTAAGTCTGGTGGATTGTGTGAGCTTTGTGACTCTACGGTTGCAGAAGATAGAAAAAGTTTTCGCTTTCGACAAACATTTCTCGGAACAAGGGTTCGAGGTTCTCTGA
- a CDS encoding universal stress protein, with protein sequence MRILCAVDENPYSEQAVRETARLAMNTWANVTILGVHPDSHIVAKTGEHDAGIFQTLRRFREVFLSYFQEPGSPYNTERCGYRFVPMSNTVLEDLYVCESSRKELKVRLRAGNMVRAILAEAADGASDLVVIGCDHKHGCGWATDSSLPRKVVNGAPCSALVVSSEQEITEVICCLDQESVSQASLEMINQMVTTYQARLKIVGLSKGMALQAEVDKSMHFILEYYVARDLKPLISMVDPTQLESFIAQENQQALMALVMGQRSTLAKIFSRKKVDKLVQANRSSVLILR encoded by the coding sequence ATGAGAATACTCTGTGCGGTAGACGAGAACCCCTACAGTGAGCAGGCAGTCAGAGAAACGGCCAGGTTGGCAATGAATACCTGGGCAAATGTGACCATTCTGGGAGTGCATCCAGACAGTCATATAGTGGCAAAGACCGGGGAGCATGATGCAGGCATATTCCAGACGCTGCGCCGCTTCCGGGAAGTTTTCTTGAGCTACTTTCAGGAGCCGGGTTCGCCGTACAATACCGAGCGTTGTGGCTACAGATTCGTACCCATGTCGAACACCGTGCTGGAAGATCTCTACGTCTGCGAGAGCAGCAGGAAAGAATTGAAAGTGCGTTTGAGAGCCGGCAATATGGTGCGGGCAATCCTTGCGGAAGCAGCGGATGGCGCAAGTGACCTGGTGGTGATCGGCTGCGACCACAAACATGGCTGCGGCTGGGCCACTGACAGCTCTCTTCCCAGAAAAGTGGTAAATGGAGCCCCCTGTTCAGCACTGGTGGTAAGCAGCGAGCAAGAGATAACTGAAGTGATCTGTTGTCTGGACCAGGAGAGCGTCAGCCAGGCCAGCCTGGAGATGATCAATCAGATGGTAACGACCTACCAGGCAAGGCTCAAAATTGTTGGTTTGAGCAAGGGAATGGCGCTGCAGGCCGAGGTGGACAAAAGCATGCACTTCATCCTGGAGTACTATGTTGCCCGGGATCTCAAACCACTGATAAGCATGGTTGACCCCACACAGCTCGAGAGTTTTATAGCCCAGGAAAACCAGCAGGCATTGATGGCCCTGGTTATGGGGCAGAGATCCACGCTCGCCAAGATTTTCTCCCGCAAGAAAGTGGATAAGCTGGTGCAGGCAAATCGGAGTTCAGTGCTGATCTTGCGGTGA